One region of Hoeflea sp. 108 genomic DNA includes:
- a CDS encoding gamma-glutamylcyclotransferase — MGDFWVFGYGSLMWRPGFAHVETRRARLMGFRRALCIRSWVHRGTEQRPGLVLGLDRGGSCVGMAFRVPGDLRDEVIAYLRARELVTSVYLEREFTIQLDRDGARVPAVCYIADRKHRQYAGNLDAAHAAEIVSGAVGQSGRNEDYVSSAVEHLKALGIRDHWLEEVARRVGS, encoded by the coding sequence ATGGGCGATTTTTGGGTTTTTGGCTATGGCTCGCTGATGTGGCGTCCGGGCTTCGCCCATGTCGAGACGCGCCGGGCTCGGCTGATGGGCTTTCGCCGGGCGCTGTGCATCCGCTCCTGGGTGCATCGCGGTACAGAGCAACGGCCCGGACTGGTGCTCGGTCTAGACCGTGGCGGCTCCTGCGTCGGCATGGCGTTCCGCGTGCCCGGTGACCTGCGCGACGAGGTGATTGCCTATCTCAGGGCGCGCGAGCTGGTGACCAGCGTCTATCTCGAGCGCGAGTTCACCATCCAGCTCGACCGCGACGGCGCGCGCGTGCCTGCCGTCTGCTACATCGCCGATCGCAAGCACCGTCAATATGCGGGCAACCTCGACGCCGCCCATGCTGCCGAAATCGTCTCAGGGGCCGTCGGCCAGTCCGGCCGCAACGAAGACTATGTGTCGAGCGCCGTCGAGCATCTCAAGGCACTTGGCATCCGCGACCATTGGCTTGAAGAGGTGGCGCGCCGCGTCGGCTCATGA
- a CDS encoding DUF2125 domain-containing protein gives MTSSQDRKPNSSRRFLWLTLFIVVLFGGYSAGWFWLAGKAEREVQQRIAELNRNGVSADCANPTVRGFPFRIGLFCDRVEYENSGLRVSASAGAFRTAAQVYQPMHSVLELDGPLRVTAPDLPQLQFNWDLLHASVRVANPLPERLSVETRKLSGQASFIDGPDMPLFTADETQFHLRPNGMDIDLAGTFTGLLIDPEALHGRKLPLLDGSADTSLTNGISLLGGGQKSLRGQAGTIRSMTITSGGNTGAAVTGPWSIGDDGLLDANLRVTIQNPRELSRILAEVIPEQKKQIETAFAGLALLGDAPTLPLRVTKGRAMLGFIPLGMLPAVQ, from the coding sequence ATGACGTCAAGCCAAGACCGGAAACCGAACTCCAGCCGCCGCTTCCTGTGGCTGACGCTGTTCATCGTCGTGCTGTTTGGCGGCTACAGCGCCGGCTGGTTCTGGCTCGCCGGCAAGGCCGAACGCGAGGTGCAGCAGCGCATCGCCGAGTTGAACCGGAACGGGGTGTCGGCCGATTGCGCCAACCCCACGGTCCGGGGCTTCCCCTTCCGCATCGGCCTGTTCTGCGACCGGGTGGAGTATGAGAATTCAGGGCTGCGCGTCTCGGCCAGCGCCGGTGCCTTCCGCACCGCAGCCCAAGTCTACCAGCCGATGCATTCGGTGCTCGAACTCGACGGCCCGCTGCGCGTGACCGCGCCCGACCTGCCGCAGCTCCAGTTCAACTGGGACCTGCTTCATGCCAGCGTGCGCGTGGCAAATCCCTTGCCGGAGCGCCTGTCGGTCGAGACGCGCAAGCTGTCCGGCCAGGCTTCGTTCATCGACGGCCCCGACATGCCGCTGTTCACCGCCGACGAAACGCAATTCCACCTGCGCCCCAACGGCATGGATATCGATCTCGCCGGCACTTTCACCGGCCTGCTGATCGACCCGGAGGCCCTGCACGGCCGCAAGCTGCCGTTGCTTGACGGCAGCGCCGACACCTCGCTTACCAATGGCATCAGCCTGCTCGGCGGAGGCCAGAAGAGCCTGCGCGGCCAGGCCGGCACGATCCGGTCGATGACGATTACCTCTGGCGGCAACACCGGGGCAGCGGTCACGGGTCCATGGTCGATCGGCGACGACGGCCTGCTCGACGCCAACCTGCGCGTCACCATCCAGAACCCGCGCGAGCTGTCGCGCATCCTCGCCGAGGTGATCCCTGAACAGAAGAAGCAGATCGAGACCGCGTTCGCAGGCCTGGCGCTTCTGGGCGACGCGCCGACCCTGCCGCTCAGAGTGACCAAGGGCCGGGCAATGCTGGGGTTCATTCCGCTCGGGATGCTGCCCGCGGTTCAATAG
- a CDS encoding prephenate/arogenate dehydrogenase family protein: MSEPLFDKIALLGIGLIGSSLARVIRREGLARHIAISTRSASTLARAEELGLGDSYSTDAKAAVKDADLVIVSVPVGSSGAVAADIATALKPGAILTDVGSTKASVIAQMAPHVPAGVHFIPGHPLAGTEKSGPDAGFAELFENRWCIFTPLPDTDPVALEKLSEFWRRCGSNIDTMDPEHHDMTLAIVSHLPHIIAYNIVGTADDLEAVTKSEVIKYSASGFRDFTRLAASDPTMWRDVCLHNKDAILEMLARFSEDLASLQRAIRWGDGDKLFEMFTRTRAIRRSIIDAGQEVDVPNFGREAIEHPAKS; the protein is encoded by the coding sequence ATGTCCGAACCTCTCTTTGACAAGATTGCCCTGCTGGGCATCGGCCTGATCGGCTCGTCGCTGGCCCGCGTCATTCGCCGCGAAGGGCTTGCCCGCCATATTGCCATCTCCACCCGCAGTGCGTCGACGCTTGCCCGCGCCGAGGAACTCGGGCTTGGCGACAGCTATTCGACCGACGCCAAGGCGGCGGTGAAGGATGCAGACCTCGTCATCGTCTCGGTGCCGGTGGGCTCGTCCGGCGCCGTGGCTGCCGATATTGCGACAGCCCTGAAGCCGGGTGCCATCCTCACCGATGTCGGCTCGACCAAGGCCTCCGTCATCGCCCAGATGGCCCCGCATGTGCCCGCGGGCGTGCACTTCATCCCCGGCCACCCGCTGGCCGGTACCGAGAAGTCCGGCCCCGACGCCGGCTTTGCCGAACTGTTCGAGAACCGCTGGTGCATCTTTACGCCGCTTCCGGATACCGATCCGGTGGCGCTTGAGAAGCTGTCGGAGTTCTGGCGCCGCTGCGGCTCCAACATCGACACCATGGACCCCGAGCATCACGACATGACGCTCGCCATCGTCTCGCACCTGCCGCACATCATCGCGTACAACATCGTCGGCACCGCCGATGATCTCGAGGCGGTGACCAAGTCGGAAGTCATCAAATATTCGGCTTCGGGCTTCCGCGACTTCACCCGTCTCGCGGCTTCCGACCCGACCATGTGGCGCGACGTCTGCCTGCACAACAAGGACGCGATCCTCGAAATGCTGGCGCGCTTTTCGGAAGACCTCGCCTCGCTGCAGCGGGCGATCCGCTGGGGCGACGGCGACAAGCTGTTCGAGATGTTCACCCGCACCCGCGCCATCCGTCGTTCGATCATCGACGCCGGTCAGGAAGTCGACGTGCCGAACTTCGGCCGCGAGGCCATCGAGCACCCGGCTAAGAGCTAG